CAGCGTTTGGCATTGGATCCATAATGACAATATATTATTTGCTTGTATCAATATCTCTGTTTTTTGTTTAATATTTTCTCATAAAATAAAAAATAAATATATTGTTTTTTTCTATATGTGACAAATATTTATCTCTTAATTGGAGGGTTTCTATCGTTCTTGATTTTTACTTCTCAGTAGTCTTCTAAATATTTTTAGATCCGGTGCAATGCATATTTAGCGTAGACGGTTATACTAAGTGGATTGAGCCGGATCTAGGCTATGAGGTGGTCTTAGATGCAAGCCATAATATTGTGACAAACAATTTAAATGAATTGCTATTTCTGGCTTTGTGGCCATGTAAAGTCGAACCTTTATCCTTTTGTTTGTTTCTTCATTATCAGTTTTTCCTGTTGCGCTGTTATATACAGCTATTGATGAAACTGACACAGTTATTTAAACACTGCCGGCTGTGGTTTGCTTTTGTAACAGAAAATCATAGAGGCGAAAAAGGAACGGATTAATCACAATCGAAAGCATCGCTCCAGCAATAATAAGATTATATAAACTCTGGGTCAGCAACCCATTGGTTAGAGCAAGTCCACCTAGTATGAATGAAAATTCTCCTATCTGAGCCAAACCGATCGCTACCGTAAAACCGACTGTATAAGGTTGCTTGAACAAACGGGCGATAAGGAGCGCAAAGAAACCTTTTCCAATAATGATAATCATAAGCGTTACCAATACTGCGACTTGCTGATTCATAAGTGTAACTGGTTCAAACAGCATGCCTACAGAAACAAAGAATAATACCGAAAACGCATCACGCATGGGCAATGAATTTTTCGCTGATTTACGGCCAATTTCACTCTCACCTAATACCATACCAGCCAAAAATGCCCCAAGGGCCAGCGAAGCGCCAAACACAAGATAAGCAATAGAAGAAAATCCAAGAGCAATGGCCAATGTACCAAGCGTACTAAGTTCAGATGAATGTATTTTAGCAATCGCACACAATAACCATGGCAAGAACCGGCGTCCAACGATCAGCATAAAAGCAAAAAACGCCCCAATTTTAAGCATCACCACCAGTATCGTAGAAAAAATAATGGGAAGACTAAGTGATTGCTCGCTGTGCATCATATGGGCAATCACTGGAAGCATCACCAACGCAACTACCATGATAATATCTTCGACAACCAACCATCCAATTGCGATTTTCCCACCATCGCTTTTGAGCATTTTTCGTTGCTCCAACGTGCGTAGCAGCACTATCGTACTGGCAACAGAAAGCGAAAAACCAAAAACAACGCCTTGAGCAATACTATACCCCATCAAGCTAACCGCCCATGTGCCCATAAGTGTCGCAGATAGCATTTGCACCATAGCTCCAGGCAAAGCAATTTTTCGAACATTTAATAGATCACGAAACGAAAAATGCAGGCCCACACCGAACATGAGCAATATAATCCCTATCTCTGCCAGTTGCTGAGCCAGTGATACATTCGCAACAAAGCCCGGAGTATGTGGACCAATGGCCACGCCTGCTAACAAATACCCAAATATAGCAGGTAACCGAAGCTTCTTCGCCACCATGCCAAAAATAAAGGCAGTGACAATACTGGCAATGATGGTGTTAATAAGCGCGTGTTCCATATTTTTAATATAGGGGTATATGGCAAATACACAAGGATCGATGGTGATATTATAGGTCTATTGCATCAATGTGCTACTGAGACATTTGTACGAAAACAATTTAGTGAGTAGCTCGCTTCAACAGTCCGTCTTCAACCTTTGGGAGCAAGACAGGGTTCACCCCCAACGAACTTACCAGGGGCTTCTGGCTGCGCCAGGCGAAGCTCGTAACAGCGAAGCCTGGTGCCCTCGGGCGGACTTGAACCGCCACGGCGTTTAAAAGCCCACAGATTTTAAGTCTGTTATGTCTACCATTCCATCACGAGGGCGTAACAAGAATAGGCGGCTAATTTAACGCTATCTTGGCTATTTCGCAAGTCAAAATTGAGACCTTGCACTAAGGTTTTAAAGAAGCCATACTAGAAGCACCTGGTTTAAGGATATTTTTATGCTCTCTGCCTCCCTTACCCATAAGCTCAAATTTAACGAACAAGGCCTGATTCCAGTAGTGGTTCAGGATGCAACGACCCTGCAGGTATTGATGCATGCCTGGATGAATGCGGATACCCTGGCAGAAACACTGCGTAGCAAACGTATGTGTTACTGGTCGCGCTCACGCCAGGCTTTTTGGCGAAAGGGGGATACCTCCGGCCATTCTCAGACCTTGGTCTTACTGTCTGTTGATTGCGATGGGGATACGCTGCTGGCTTTAGTGAACCAAACGGGACCCGCCTGTCATACGGGAGCAATTTCCTGTTTCTTTGAGGAAATTACCCTGTGATGGCCAGGATGTTTGCACTCATAACCTTTTTTGTTAGCCTGTGCATGAGTTATTTCTCAAGTATTGCTTATGCTGGCTTCCAGAACCTGCCCTCCCTGGTTATTATGGCAGAGCCAAGCCTAACCGAAACGATCACTGAAATAGGACGGCGTTATTCCAAAGACCATAGAGTCTCTGTCACTTGTTCCTTTGACAATTCGACTAATCAAATTGATGAAATCAACCTGGGTGAAGCCGTTAATGTCTTCCTAACATCTGATTCTACTTATGTTCAGCAATTAAAAACCCAGGGTGTGATCGATGCCTATACGGTTGTCAACCTGGCTTCCAATAAGCTTGTGCTCGCCATTCCTAAAAACCACGCGCTCAGGCTCCAGCTTAAAGCAAAGAAATCATTTGAAGAGGTGCTGCAGAGCCTTATTGACACACACACTTCCTTTGTAATGACTGATTCCAACAAGACGGATCAAGGCCATAAAATTAGACAATCCATTGAACATTATGCGCTATGGGATACCCTGTCACCCCTGGCAATTACCTCCTTGAACTCCCGTCAAACGGTTCAGCTCATGCTTAAAGAAAACAGGCCTGGTTTTGTCTATCTTACCGATGTCGTCAACTATCATGATCTTGAAATCCTTAAACCCATTCAAGATAACGCCTACGACCCCATTATTTACCAGGCTGTAGTCGTAGCCGGCGATCAAATGGAGATAGGCCGCCAATTTATCGCCACCATTTCAGACCCTAAATACCAACAAATTTTCGCCTATTATGGCTTTGGCCCCCATCCTTAACGTGACCTATCCCAAAAGATGTGGTAAAATAGGTAGGTACAGAGGAATAAACATTGCTTGCAGATATTCTTTATTTTACATTATTAATTCTGCTAATACTGGGCATTATAATTGCCCTTATTTTGATATTTTACCGTCTAAGAACTTATATTCGGAAAAGACCGAAAAAACTAGAACGAGTAGAAAAAAAGCCCTTACCTAAACCGCCAAGTCCTCTAAGACCGCCGATTGAGCGCCTTCAAGACAAAGAGCTAGAACAGCAAAGAAAAGAACAGCTTGATGAAGAGAA
This portion of the Alphaproteobacteria bacterium genome encodes:
- a CDS encoding cation:proton antiporter encodes the protein MEHALINTIIASIVTAFIFGMVAKKLRLPAIFGYLLAGVAIGPHTPGFVANVSLAQQLAEIGIILLMFGVGLHFSFRDLLNVRKIALPGAMVQMLSATLMGTWAVSLMGYSIAQGVVFGFSLSVASTIVLLRTLEQRKMLKSDGGKIAIGWLVVEDIIMVVALVMLPVIAHMMHSEQSLSLPIIFSTILVVMLKIGAFFAFMLIVGRRFLPWLLCAIAKIHSSELSTLGTLAIALGFSSIAYLVFGASLALGAFLAGMVLGESEIGRKSAKNSLPMRDAFSVLFFVSVGMLFEPVTLMNQQVAVLVTLMIIIIGKGFFALLIARLFKQPYTVGFTVAIGLAQIGEFSFILGGLALTNGLLTQSLYNLIIAGAMLSIVINPFLFRLYDFLLQKQTTAGSV
- the hisI gene encoding phosphoribosyl-AMP cyclohydrolase codes for the protein MLSASLTHKLKFNEQGLIPVVVQDATTLQVLMHAWMNADTLAETLRSKRMCYWSRSRQAFWRKGDTSGHSQTLVLLSVDCDGDTLLALVNQTGPACHTGAISCFFEEITL
- the modA gene encoding molybdate ABC transporter substrate-binding protein, which encodes MARMFALITFFVSLCMSYFSSIAYAGFQNLPSLVIMAEPSLTETITEIGRRYSKDHRVSVTCSFDNSTNQIDEINLGEAVNVFLTSDSTYVQQLKTQGVIDAYTVVNLASNKLVLAIPKNHALRLQLKAKKSFEEVLQSLIDTHTSFVMTDSNKTDQGHKIRQSIEHYALWDTLSPLAITSLNSRQTVQLMLKENRPGFVYLTDVVNYHDLEILKPIQDNAYDPIIYQAVVVAGDQMEIGRQFIATISDPKYQQIFAYYGFGPHP